AATTAACTATGTACCAGTTTATTGTTCCCCAAGTCAAGAAGCCGCTCGACGGCGAAGTTGAAATTTCCGGGGCTAAGAATGCAGTGCTCGCCGTGATGGCCGCAGCACTTCTTGCCGACGGCGTATCCGAAATCACGAACGTGCCGCACCTCAAGGACATGAAGACGATGTCCGACGTGTTGCGCGTTATCGGTTGCCATATCAGCGGCGAAGCTCACTGCCTTAAAATCGATACCCGCGGAGCCGATCACTTGGAAGCGCCTTACGAACTCGTGAAGACGATGCGTGCGAGCTTCTATGTGTTGGGCCCGCTCGTCGCAAGGTTCGGACGTTGCCGCGTCTCGCTCCCCGGCGGTTGCGCCTGGGGCCCGCGCCCCGTCGATTTGCACCTAAAAGGGCTCGAGGCGCTCGGTGCAAAGATTACAGTAACGCATGGCTATGTCGAAGCCACCTGCGACGGTCGCCTCCCCGGCGGAACCTTCCACTTCCCGATTTCGAGCGTTGGCGCCACGGTGAACGTGCTGATGGCGGCGACGCTCGCCAAGGGCACCAGCGTGCTCCAAAACGCCGCACTTGAACCTGAAATTGATAACCTCGTCGATTACCTCATCGGCATGGGTGCGAAAATTCAGGGACGCGGCACGCGTACCCTGACGGTAACGGGCGTAGAATCCCTACGCCCCGGCAATGGTGTCACCATCCCCGACCGTATCGAGGCGGGCACCTTCCTCTGCGGTGCCGCCATTACCCGCGGCCGCGTTCGAGTGAACAAGATCATTCCCGAACACATCGCCTCGACCCTCGATGCCTTCCGCGACATGAACTGCAAGGTGAATGTCGGCCCCGACTGGGCCGAAGTCGATGCCCGTGACGTAGAACTCAAGCCGATTACCATCCAAACGCTCCCCTTCCCAGGCTACCCCACCGATATGCAGGCGCCGCTCATGGCAACGCTCCTCTCGGTTCCCGGAAACAGCGTCATCCAGGACACCGTCTATAACGACCGTTTCAAGCATGTAGCCGAAATGGAACGCCTCGGTGCAAGCATTACGCTGAGCGGCAACACCGCCACCATCAAGGGCGGCCTCCCGCTCGAAGGTGCCGACGTCATGGGCTCCGACCTGCGCGCCTCCGCCGCGCTCGTCCTCGCAGCCTTAATCGCCGAAGGCGAAACCAAGATTAGCCGCATTTACCACCTCGACCGCGGTTACGAAGATTTCGAAGCGAAAATGGCAAAGCTCGG
The Fibrobacter sp. UWH4 DNA segment above includes these coding regions:
- the murA gene encoding UDP-N-acetylglucosamine 1-carboxyvinyltransferase, whose product is MYQFIVPQVKKPLDGEVEISGAKNAVLAVMAAALLADGVSEITNVPHLKDMKTMSDVLRVIGCHISGEAHCLKIDTRGADHLEAPYELVKTMRASFYVLGPLVARFGRCRVSLPGGCAWGPRPVDLHLKGLEALGAKITVTHGYVEATCDGRLPGGTFHFPISSVGATVNVLMAATLAKGTSVLQNAALEPEIDNLVDYLIGMGAKIQGRGTRTLTVTGVESLRPGNGVTIPDRIEAGTFLCGAAITRGRVRVNKIIPEHIASTLDAFRDMNCKVNVGPDWAEVDARDVELKPITIQTLPFPGYPTDMQAPLMATLLSVPGNSVIQDTVYNDRFKHVAEMERLGASITLSGNTATIKGGLPLEGADVMGSDLRASAALVLAALIAEGETKISRIYHLDRGYEDFEAKMAKLGAKVERVVIDADEP